The Cytophagia bacterium CHB2 genome contains the following window.
TCTTTTCTGCCTAATCCTTATCAGGTTTAACTTTTTTCTTGTAAATATATAGCCATATAGGTAACATGTTACTACAAGGAGTAATCGATATGCCCTCAAAAACCCCATCAGAAAAAATGCACGACTACCGCTCGCGGCTTCGGGCAAGTGGATTGCGGCCCGTACAAATATGGGTTCCTGACACACATGCAGAAAATTTTACAGCAGAAGCAAAACGACAATCTGTACTTGTTAGCGGACGCGC
Protein-coding sequences here:
- a CDS encoding DUF3018 family protein, translated to MPSKTPSEKMHDYRSRLRASGLRPVQIWVPDTHAENFTAEAKRQSVLVSGRANEDDALDFIETVADMSDS